The Diaphorobacter ruginosibacter genome contains a region encoding:
- a CDS encoding phasin family protein yields the protein MTRKSPPDDGKTHPFEQFPHMAKESTEQIWLAGLGAFAKAQQQGSKAFNSLVQDGMALQKQAQSLAQEHLQHAGEQMSQLASKMNARAAEPLDKLESLFEQRVAKAAQRLGLPTRQEMLALQERVEELTREVEQLRSAQPPATGARQRKT from the coding sequence ATGACCCGCAAATCCCCCCCCGACGACGGGAAAACCCATCCTTTCGAACAATTCCCGCACATGGCCAAGGAGTCCACCGAACAGATCTGGCTGGCGGGGCTCGGGGCCTTTGCCAAGGCGCAGCAGCAAGGCAGCAAGGCTTTCAATTCGCTGGTGCAGGACGGCATGGCCCTGCAGAAACAGGCTCAAAGCCTGGCCCAGGAACACCTGCAGCACGCCGGCGAACAGATGAGCCAGCTGGCCAGCAAGATGAATGCACGCGCCGCCGAGCCGCTGGACAAGCTGGAATCGCTGTTCGAGCAGCGCGTCGCCAAGGCAGCGCAGCGACTGGGCCTGCCCACGCGCCAGGAAATGCTGGCGCTGCAGGAGCGTGTCGAGGAACTCACCCGCGAGGTCGAGCAACTACGCTCCGCGCAGCCCCCAGCGACGGGAGCGCGCCAGCGCAAGACATGA